Proteins co-encoded in one Sandaracinaceae bacterium genomic window:
- a CDS encoding TonB family protein has protein sequence MTIEQRGKWVLLGAILFSLLVHGAASVALALLPSPSEMLAVLQHRTIEFEMEDDELPPPAVQPEPEPEAPTPDEEVPPTPRDETPPPPRDPNTPPPAETPEPPAPLAEQVHDFSGQVLTTTGSGAGWATAVGSGQDTRGPIGNPVARTTGRDVAGSSTGAVGGTGTAPAAPAAVNYTRRPSQPPGMGGHLQRFYPTGARARGVEGRARVMIRILADGALDVQRVVSESPAGEGFGQACMEALRRSPGWTSALDEAGEAVASPPRPFDCTFRQQ, from the coding sequence ATGACCATCGAGCAGCGCGGCAAGTGGGTCCTTCTCGGCGCCATCTTGTTCTCGTTGCTGGTGCACGGCGCGGCCTCGGTGGCCCTGGCGCTGCTGCCGTCCCCGTCCGAGATGCTGGCCGTGCTCCAGCACCGCACCATCGAATTCGAGATGGAGGACGACGAGCTGCCGCCCCCCGCCGTGCAGCCCGAGCCGGAGCCCGAGGCCCCTACGCCCGACGAAGAGGTCCCGCCCACCCCGCGTGACGAGACCCCGCCGCCCCCGCGCGACCCGAACACGCCGCCGCCCGCCGAGACGCCGGAGCCGCCCGCGCCGCTGGCCGAGCAGGTGCACGACTTCAGCGGGCAGGTGCTCACCACCACGGGTAGCGGCGCCGGCTGGGCCACCGCCGTAGGCAGCGGCCAAGACACCCGCGGCCCCATTGGCAACCCCGTCGCCCGCACCACCGGCCGAGACGTGGCCGGCAGCTCCACTGGCGCGGTCGGCGGCACCGGCACGGCGCCCGCTGCTCCCGCCGCCGTGAACTACACCCGCCGGCCTTCTCAGCCCCCTGGCATGGGTGGCCACCTCCAGCGTTTCTACCCCACGGGCGCGCGTGCCCGCGGCGTCGAAGGCCGCGCGCGCGTCATGATTCGCATTCTCGCTGACGGCGCGCTGGACGTGCAGCGCGTGGTCTCCGAGAGCCCCGCGGGAGAGGGCTTCGGCCAAGCCTGCATGGAAGCGCTCCGCCGCTCCCCCGGCTGGACCTCCGCGCTCGATGAAGCGGGCGAGGCCGTCGCCAGCCCTCCGCGCCCGTTCGACTGCACCTTCCGCCAGCAGTAG
- a CDS encoding trypsin-like peptidase domain-containing protein translates to MLALLGAAALAPLAPARVGAQDLTDARRVAIAEALNTSTVSVQIGRSSGSGFVATRDGWVVTNAHVVQGGRGAARLRLGSGQLVGARVIAVDPAHDLAVLAPLDRSAMPAPLELADVESVRVGQTVLAFGSPFGLDGTLTQGIVSARRDLPTGGGGQIEGVIQTDATINPGNSGGPLVNTRGEVIGVNTAILSRSGGSQGIGFAVPVNYVKALLDELRESTRVASAAEPGQAESPRATRPAAPAQAGQDGPAPSVWLGIYAVDVRGGVQIERVVPGAAAARAGLLGRSDPAPRFVHQMGVPWTGHIILAVEGQRVHSLAELQRVLDGRRAGEQVRLMVAVGNGELSGETVVQLEPRPANP, encoded by the coding sequence ATGCTGGCGCTGCTCGGCGCCGCGGCCCTCGCCCCCCTCGCACCAGCCCGTGTGGGGGCTCAAGACCTCACGGACGCCCGGCGCGTGGCCATCGCCGAGGCCCTCAACACCAGCACCGTCTCGGTGCAGATCGGCCGCAGCAGCGGCTCGGGCTTCGTGGCCACCCGCGACGGGTGGGTGGTGACCAATGCCCACGTGGTCCAGGGCGGCCGAGGCGCTGCCCGGCTGCGACTGGGCAGCGGCCAGCTGGTCGGGGCCCGCGTCATCGCCGTGGACCCGGCCCACGATCTGGCCGTGCTCGCCCCCCTGGACCGCAGCGCCATGCCGGCCCCGCTCGAGCTCGCCGACGTGGAGTCCGTGCGTGTGGGGCAGACCGTGCTCGCCTTCGGCAGCCCGTTCGGCCTGGACGGCACCCTCACCCAGGGCATCGTCAGCGCTCGACGCGACCTCCCCACCGGCGGGGGCGGCCAGATCGAGGGCGTCATCCAGACCGACGCCACCATCAACCCCGGCAACTCGGGCGGCCCGCTGGTGAACACGCGCGGTGAGGTCATCGGCGTGAACACGGCCATCCTCTCCCGCAGCGGGGGCAGCCAGGGCATCGGCTTCGCGGTGCCCGTGAACTACGTGAAGGCCCTGCTGGATGAGCTGCGCGAGTCCACCCGGGTGGCCAGCGCGGCCGAGCCCGGCCAGGCCGAGAGCCCACGCGCCACGCGGCCTGCGGCGCCTGCCCAGGCTGGCCAAGACGGGCCGGCGCCTTCGGTGTGGCTCGGCATCTACGCCGTGGACGTGCGCGGCGGCGTGCAGATCGAGCGCGTGGTCCCCGGTGCCGCGGCTGCCCGAGCCGGCCTACTGGGCCGCAGCGACCCGGCGCCCCGCTTCGTGCACCAGATGGGCGTGCCCTGGACGGGCCACATCATCCTCGCCGTGGAGGGCCAGCGTGTGCATTCGCTGGCCGAGCTGCAGCGCGTCCTGGACGGCCGCCGCGCCGGCGAGCAGGTGCGCCTGATGGTGGCCGTGGGCAACGGCGAGCTCAGCGGCGAGACGGTGGTGCAGCTGGAGCCACGCCCCGCCAACCCCTGA
- a CDS encoding biopolymer transporter ExbD, whose protein sequence is MAGGADQGDDDIISGINVTPLVDVVLVLLIILMVTAKQLVQQDAIAMDLPQAPTGESQEAVPTEMRISLEADGTLHLNITQNGEQTLAQTQVTQAQLLERARAAHAADPEARAILSADSAAPHGSVIGVIDVLRQGEVNRFAFSTRQPSELPSNQPAAE, encoded by the coding sequence ATGGCCGGCGGCGCCGACCAGGGCGACGACGACATCATCTCCGGCATCAACGTCACCCCGTTGGTGGACGTCGTGCTGGTGCTCTTGATCATCCTGATGGTCACCGCAAAGCAGCTGGTGCAGCAGGACGCCATCGCCATGGATCTGCCGCAGGCGCCCACGGGGGAGTCGCAAGAGGCGGTGCCCACCGAGATGCGCATCAGCCTCGAGGCCGACGGCACGCTGCACCTCAACATCACGCAGAACGGCGAGCAGACCCTGGCGCAGACCCAGGTCACGCAGGCCCAGTTGCTGGAGCGCGCCCGCGCGGCTCACGCGGCCGACCCAGAGGCTCGCGCCATTCTCTCGGCAGACTCGGCGGCACCGCACGGCTCGGTCATCGGCGTCATCGACGTCTTGCGTCAGGGCGAGGTCAACCGCTTCGCGTTCAGCACACGTCAGCCCTCCGAGCTCCCCAGCAACCAGCCGGCGGCGGAGTAG
- a CDS encoding serine/threonine-protein phosphatase has protein sequence MRVTGAGLTDIGQRRSFNEDAFFLDNELGLYVVADGMGGHSSGDVASSEAVDTVHGMVRNEREKLRRVAAGDTSEEALRAAIRVLESAVQAATYMVFGIAQHDPDSQGMGTTLSALAICGRYGITAQVGDSRVYLVRGGKASPLTEDHTLVAWQLKQGIITEAEALVSPHRNVITRAVGSREYVQVDTRFFDITPGDAYMLCSDGLHGHVEDPEIPGIVKLGPDAAVRRFIDLANERGGRDNITAIVVQSHP, from the coding sequence GTGCGGGTAACTGGTGCTGGGCTGACGGACATCGGCCAACGAAGAAGCTTCAACGAAGATGCGTTCTTCCTCGACAACGAGCTAGGGCTCTACGTCGTCGCGGACGGCATGGGTGGGCACTCGTCAGGGGACGTGGCCAGCTCGGAGGCCGTGGACACGGTGCACGGCATGGTCCGCAACGAGCGCGAGAAGCTGCGCCGCGTGGCCGCAGGGGACACCTCGGAAGAGGCGCTCCGCGCTGCCATTCGGGTGCTCGAGAGCGCCGTCCAGGCCGCCACGTACATGGTCTTCGGCATCGCCCAGCACGACCCGGACTCTCAGGGCATGGGCACCACGCTGTCGGCCCTGGCCATCTGCGGTCGCTACGGCATCACCGCCCAGGTGGGCGACAGCCGCGTCTATCTGGTGCGCGGCGGCAAGGCCTCCCCCCTCACCGAGGACCACACGCTGGTCGCCTGGCAGCTCAAGCAGGGCATCATCACCGAGGCCGAGGCGCTGGTCTCGCCGCACCGCAACGTAATCACGCGCGCCGTGGGCAGCCGCGAGTACGTGCAGGTGGACACGCGCTTCTTCGACATCACGCCGGGCGATGCCTACATGCTGTGCAGCGACGGGCTTCATGGCCACGTGGAAGACCCGGAGATCCCGGGCATCGTCAAGCTGGGGCCCGACGCCGCGGTGCGCCGCTTCATCGACCTGGCCAACGAGCGCGGCGGCCGCGACAACATCACGGCCATCGTGGTGCAGTCGCACCCCTGA
- a CDS encoding AI-2E family transporter: MIEPPPPSAESSDAGTRGRLPAALVSRDLQQRMIFYGLWGALALAIIVVFREVLLPFFLAVVVAYVLAPLVDVLERRMKRWVAVVTIYALLVGSMVTFAVLGLPRLAAEIEKLAREAPHALAQVRDTWLPEMERQMRDSMGQLPRVEAPAPVPTPSGDPNAVPADPGAEAGTDTDTAVDPAADAPVATSDAPITVRRVRGGGYDIHLPADGLVVTPEGDGYIVRTAHHEKSDGDVAAAFVEAVRGITRNTQDTAATLLVTAQAIVRKVVKGVFTFFIMLMLSAYLLVTKDQVIGFFRNFARPERRRVFDSLLSRIDRGLSGVVRGQLLICLINGALSGIGFYLLDLPYWPILTLIATLFSVIPIFGAILSSVPAVVLGLQHGVATAALVVLWIVVIHQIEANLLNPKIMGDAAHVHPVLVVFALLGGEHLFGIAGALLAVPVLSILQSLFLHYREQVLGVPAPRRADSSSTSSSGTTSSPV, encoded by the coding sequence GTGATCGAGCCACCGCCTCCCTCTGCGGAGAGTTCTGACGCCGGCACGCGGGGACGCCTCCCAGCCGCCCTGGTGTCGCGGGACCTCCAGCAACGCATGATCTTCTACGGCCTGTGGGGTGCGTTGGCCCTCGCCATCATCGTGGTGTTCCGTGAGGTGCTGCTGCCCTTCTTCTTGGCGGTGGTCGTGGCCTACGTGCTGGCTCCGCTGGTGGACGTGCTCGAGCGGCGCATGAAGCGCTGGGTGGCCGTGGTCACCATCTACGCCCTGCTGGTGGGCAGCATGGTGACCTTCGCGGTGCTGGGCCTGCCCCGCCTGGCTGCCGAGATCGAGAAGCTGGCGCGCGAGGCTCCGCATGCCCTCGCACAGGTGCGCGACACCTGGCTGCCGGAGATGGAGCGGCAGATGCGCGACTCCATGGGTCAGCTGCCACGGGTGGAAGCGCCTGCGCCCGTTCCGACGCCGAGCGGCGACCCGAACGCCGTCCCCGCTGACCCCGGCGCCGAGGCAGGCACCGACACGGACACCGCGGTGGACCCCGCGGCAGACGCCCCCGTGGCCACCAGCGACGCGCCCATCACCGTGCGGCGAGTGCGTGGCGGCGGCTACGACATCCACCTCCCGGCAGATGGCTTGGTGGTGACCCCCGAGGGCGACGGGTACATCGTGCGCACCGCACACCACGAGAAGAGCGACGGCGACGTGGCCGCTGCCTTCGTGGAGGCCGTGCGAGGCATCACGCGCAACACCCAGGACACCGCGGCCACGCTGCTGGTGACCGCGCAGGCCATCGTCCGCAAGGTGGTGAAGGGCGTCTTCACGTTCTTCATCATGCTCATGCTGTCGGCCTACCTGCTGGTCACCAAGGACCAGGTCATCGGCTTCTTCCGCAACTTCGCGCGCCCCGAGCGCCGCCGCGTGTTCGACAGCCTGCTCTCGCGCATCGACCGTGGCCTGTCCGGCGTGGTGCGCGGCCAGCTGCTCATCTGCCTCATCAACGGCGCGCTCAGCGGCATCGGGTTCTACCTGCTGGACCTGCCGTACTGGCCCATCCTCACGCTCATCGCCACGCTGTTCAGCGTCATCCCCATCTTCGGTGCCATCCTGAGCAGCGTCCCGGCGGTGGTGCTGGGGCTGCAGCACGGCGTGGCCACTGCGGCCCTGGTGGTGCTCTGGATCGTGGTCATCCATCAGATCGAAGCCAACCTGCTCAACCCCAAGATCATGGGCGACGCGGCGCACGTGCACCCCGTGTTGGTGGTCTTCGCCCTGCTGGGCGGCGAGCACCTCTTCGGCATCGCCGGTGCGCTCTTGGCCGTGCCCGTGCTCAGCATCTTGCAGAGCCTCTTCCTGCACTACCGTGAGCAGGTGCTGGGTGTGCCCGCGCCGCGCCGCGCCGACTCGTCCAGCACCAGCTCCTCGGGGACCACGTCTAGCCCTGTGTGA
- a CDS encoding P-II family nitrogen regulator, with the protein MKKVEAIIKPFKLDEVKEALGEVGVKGMTVTEVKGFGRTGGKREVYRGSAYVVDFVPKVKVEVIVPDALVVPVLDAIEKAAKTGRIGDGKIFVSPIEEAIRIRTGERGEDAV; encoded by the coding sequence GTGAAGAAGGTGGAAGCCATCATCAAGCCGTTCAAACTCGACGAGGTCAAAGAAGCCCTCGGAGAAGTCGGCGTCAAGGGCATGACCGTCACCGAGGTGAAAGGCTTCGGCCGCACCGGCGGCAAGCGTGAGGTCTATCGAGGGTCGGCCTATGTGGTCGACTTCGTGCCCAAGGTCAAAGTCGAGGTCATCGTGCCGGACGCGCTCGTCGTGCCCGTGCTCGACGCCATCGAGAAGGCAGCGAAGACCGGTCGCATCGGCGACGGTAAGATCTTCGTCTCGCCCATCGAGGAGGCGATCCGGATTCGTACCGGAGAGCGCGGCGAAGACGCGGTCTGA
- a CDS encoding tetratricopeptide repeat protein: MTVDVLALRQAALSHLESGDKAGAWAALEPHRAMLPKDAELAWLWLDLLSQSPGRPTLLAEARDVLAAFPHDPALVIAACDALNRSAERFPMDTPPLRREGPAQLAADAAAACLRALPESEQRRVETAGYLHINRANALRMAGPDRDAEAQSAFAEALAIDPNNGHWWFDLGVLHKWRGRFKEGLDATLRARSRLGETKPVQWNIAICATALGDGDLAGGVWKALGMPVELQPSGMPLVPGLPPMQVRVLAKGPGTGPDATVPDSSVSFELVWVAPLSPCHGVVQSATFREAPIDYGDVVLWDGAPVSVLKTPEGPVPRFPLLEILRRGDEERMRFVALSEEPGRLAEVEAALPPYARMFVHREQVEVATPSSEQMLPVSVSGAQAPHEPGRLAYGKIVLPAGADLRGFRAAFEKAIARKGFAVAIPRLYELLGETKRAGQEHQAWRGVEKKAIKRGLLT, translated from the coding sequence ATGACTGTCGACGTGCTCGCGCTGCGCCAAGCGGCTCTCTCTCACCTCGAGTCCGGCGACAAGGCGGGCGCCTGGGCCGCGCTCGAGCCGCACCGCGCCATGCTCCCGAAGGACGCTGAGCTGGCCTGGCTGTGGCTCGACCTGCTGAGCCAGTCGCCAGGGCGCCCCACGCTGCTGGCTGAGGCGCGCGACGTGCTGGCCGCGTTTCCGCACGATCCCGCGCTGGTCATCGCGGCGTGCGACGCGCTGAACCGCTCGGCCGAGCGCTTTCCCATGGACACGCCCCCGCTGCGGCGCGAGGGCCCCGCGCAGCTGGCCGCCGACGCGGCCGCCGCGTGCCTGCGTGCGCTCCCCGAGAGCGAGCAGCGCCGCGTGGAGACGGCGGGCTACCTGCACATCAACCGCGCCAACGCGCTGCGCATGGCGGGCCCCGACCGCGACGCCGAGGCCCAGTCGGCCTTCGCCGAGGCGCTGGCCATCGACCCGAACAACGGTCACTGGTGGTTCGACCTGGGCGTGCTGCACAAGTGGCGCGGCCGCTTCAAGGAGGGCCTCGACGCCACCCTGCGCGCGCGCTCGCGGCTGGGCGAGACCAAGCCGGTGCAGTGGAACATCGCCATCTGCGCCACGGCGCTGGGTGACGGCGACCTGGCCGGTGGCGTGTGGAAGGCGCTGGGCATGCCGGTGGAGCTGCAGCCCAGCGGCATGCCGCTGGTGCCGGGGCTGCCCCCCATGCAGGTGCGCGTGCTGGCCAAGGGGCCCGGAACGGGGCCCGACGCCACGGTGCCCGACAGCTCGGTGAGCTTCGAGCTGGTCTGGGTGGCGCCGCTCTCGCCCTGCCACGGCGTGGTGCAGAGCGCGACGTTCCGCGAGGCTCCCATCGACTACGGCGACGTGGTGCTGTGGGACGGCGCGCCGGTCTCGGTGCTCAAGACGCCCGAGGGCCCGGTGCCGCGCTTCCCGCTGCTGGAGATCCTGCGGCGCGGCGACGAAGAGCGCATGCGCTTCGTGGCCCTCAGCGAGGAGCCCGGGCGGCTGGCCGAGGTGGAGGCCGCGCTGCCACCCTATGCGCGCATGTTCGTGCACCGCGAGCAGGTGGAGGTGGCCACCCCCAGCAGCGAGCAGATGCTCCCCGTGTCGGTCAGCGGCGCCCAGGCCCCGCACGAACCCGGGCGCTTGGCCTACGGCAAGATCGTGCTGCCCGCGGGCGCCGACCTGCGCGGCTTCCGCGCCGCGTTCGAGAAGGCCATCGCGCGCAAGGGCTTCGCCGTTGCCATTCCGCGCCTGTACGAGCTGCTGGGCGAGACCAAGCGCGCGGGCCAAGAGCACCAGGCGTGGCGCGGGGTGGAGAAGAAGGCCATCAAGCGGGGCCTGCTGACGTGA
- a CDS encoding matrixin family metalloprotease has product MRAARAEATTTSPTLTAGPRSPHRSALGLLVLVLGVLAQALVAPAPARAFRCLRFGCPAWCGPVPMTLTSLSADLEAIAAGTTRSTVDQAFTDWTRVSCTSLEVSVTESLSGGIPFFGDGASHVGFVETDWPFDPNAIGISDVQVMSGCITEADTLLNGQNFTWVLGAGDAGLVNAYGALLHESGHLYGLGHSQEARSVMWFLYRGGRPILEQDDFDGICDLYPRAGAPADCAVTGCPLGWACEASVCEPLGTAGCIRHEDCEDDERCDAVTGACVVGVPTGDVLGAPCVDDLDCLSGLCAQLTTGGVCTEACDGLAPRAVACPTGFLCDGDAVGVCGTGLCLAGRPGDASLGAPCEEDSDCASSMCDDAVCATPCDPLIEGGCPNGFVCEPGQAAGCGACKPPLQLGARCRFNEDCADGYCITNEGAETGACATECDPAAGRDACPDGFRCEAMGELALCVADPIGRPSLSGGSCSVSVADERPSLAGLAVLGLLALVGRRARRRSGFSCPGPSASAPRA; this is encoded by the coding sequence ATGAGAGCAGCGCGCGCCGAAGCCACGACCACGTCCCCGACCCTGACCGCGGGCCCGCGCTCGCCCCACCGATCCGCACTCGGGCTGCTGGTGCTGGTGCTGGGCGTGCTGGCCCAGGCGCTCGTGGCCCCGGCTCCGGCGCGGGCCTTCCGCTGCCTGCGCTTCGGCTGCCCCGCGTGGTGTGGCCCCGTGCCCATGACGCTCACCTCGCTCAGCGCGGACCTCGAGGCCATCGCGGCGGGCACCACGCGGAGCACGGTGGACCAGGCCTTCACCGACTGGACGCGCGTCAGCTGCACGTCGCTCGAGGTCTCGGTCACCGAGTCCCTCAGCGGCGGCATCCCCTTCTTCGGCGACGGGGCCTCGCACGTGGGCTTCGTGGAGACCGACTGGCCCTTCGACCCGAACGCCATCGGCATCTCGGACGTGCAGGTCATGAGCGGTTGCATCACCGAGGCCGACACCCTGCTCAACGGGCAGAACTTCACCTGGGTGCTGGGCGCGGGGGACGCGGGGCTGGTGAACGCCTACGGCGCGCTGCTGCACGAGTCCGGCCACCTCTACGGCTTGGGCCACTCCCAGGAGGCGCGCTCCGTGATGTGGTTCCTGTACCGCGGCGGCCGGCCCATCCTCGAGCAAGACGACTTCGACGGCATCTGCGACCTGTACCCGCGTGCGGGTGCCCCAGCGGACTGCGCCGTGACGGGCTGCCCTCTCGGCTGGGCCTGCGAGGCGAGCGTGTGCGAGCCCCTCGGCACGGCGGGCTGCATCCGCCACGAGGACTGCGAAGACGACGAGCGCTGCGACGCGGTCACGGGCGCGTGCGTGGTGGGCGTGCCCACGGGCGACGTGCTGGGCGCCCCTTGTGTGGACGACCTCGACTGCCTGAGCGGCCTCTGCGCGCAGCTCACCACGGGCGGCGTGTGCACCGAGGCCTGCGATGGCCTGGCCCCGCGCGCGGTGGCCTGCCCCACGGGCTTCCTGTGCGACGGCGATGCAGTGGGCGTGTGCGGCACCGGGCTGTGTCTCGCGGGCCGCCCCGGCGACGCGTCGCTCGGCGCCCCCTGCGAAGAAGACTCCGACTGCGCCAGCTCCATGTGCGACGACGCGGTGTGCGCCACCCCGTGCGACCCGCTCATCGAGGGGGGCTGCCCCAACGGCTTCGTCTGCGAGCCCGGGCAGGCCGCCGGCTGCGGCGCCTGCAAGCCGCCCCTCCAGCTGGGCGCGCGCTGCCGCTTCAACGAAGACTGCGCCGACGGCTACTGCATCACCAACGAGGGCGCCGAGACGGGCGCTTGCGCCACCGAGTGCGACCCGGCAGCCGGACGCGACGCCTGTCCGGATGGCTTCCGCTGCGAGGCCATGGGCGAGCTGGCGCTGTGCGTGGCCGACCCCATCGGGCGCCCCAGCCTGAGCGGCGGGTCGTGCAGCGTGAGCGTGGCTGACGAGCGGCCGAGCCTCGCAGGGCTGGCGGTGCTCGGGCTCCTGGCGCTGGTCGGCCGGCGCGCTCGCCGCCGCTCGGGCTTCAGTTGCCCGGGCCCTTCTGCCAGCGCTCCACGCGCTTGA
- a CDS encoding MotA/TolQ/ExbB proton channel family protein yields the protein MDIQERLTAFAMLGAGWVMWLLVALSIVAVAIAIERAYVFFSRRDDARALREDLQRFLGKGDVAGAQARMKQSKSFEAEVVGAALGIADQGAFAVEQRLEGEKVVARAAMERNLAFLGTVGNNAPFVGLLGTVIGIIRAFAALDQDNLDATGAVMAEVGEALVATAIGLLVALPAVVFYNYYQRVIRGRLVWADAMGRDVVGFVGADPAPASASKADKASGKEKS from the coding sequence ATGGACATTCAGGAACGACTTACAGCCTTTGCGATGCTCGGCGCCGGCTGGGTGATGTGGCTTCTCGTGGCGCTCTCCATCGTTGCCGTGGCCATCGCCATAGAGCGTGCCTACGTCTTCTTCTCACGGCGCGATGACGCGCGGGCGCTGCGTGAAGACCTGCAGCGCTTCCTGGGCAAGGGCGACGTGGCCGGCGCACAGGCCCGCATGAAGCAGAGCAAGAGCTTCGAGGCCGAGGTGGTCGGCGCCGCGCTCGGCATCGCCGACCAGGGCGCGTTCGCGGTAGAGCAGCGCCTCGAAGGCGAGAAGGTCGTCGCGCGGGCCGCCATGGAGCGCAACCTCGCGTTCTTGGGCACCGTCGGAAACAACGCGCCCTTCGTGGGGCTGCTCGGCACCGTCATCGGCATCATTCGGGCGTTCGCCGCGCTCGACCAGGACAACCTGGACGCCACCGGCGCCGTCATGGCCGAGGTGGGCGAAGCGCTCGTGGCCACCGCCATCGGCCTCTTGGTCGCTCTGCCAGCGGTCGTCTTCTACAACTACTACCAGCGCGTCATCCGTGGCCGCCTGGTGTGGGCCGACGCCATGGGCCGTGACGTGGTGGGCTTCGTGGGCGCCGACCCGGCGCCTGCCAGCGCCAGCAAGGCCGACAAGGCGAGCGGTAAGGAGAAGAGCTGA
- a CDS encoding methyltransferase domain-containing protein, which yields MSEEAANPSGSRMRHRPLRVPVDEVARHSSAAQEEGAQAAAPAAPAAPEPVVAKPSRASVVAMKSVIVTGMASRKLSQPPPAMPAESQDPVPLVSLKQVEPEAAPAAAPAPAPEPAAALAGDSADFDLVVEAADASAASEIADAAESEAAAAAEAEAVAKAEQPVQPRFNDEVSSEITIENVADASGDDDVLDMDDLEEVSPTKPPITKTTPAIPAAPAVPSAHAAPAAPAAAAAPPAAPAAAAVAAPPAAPAAASAPLAPPGPAKRKPWFDDFFSDDYLRTVRAPTPKEVARECDAILAMLKLDPGAIILDVGCGLGMHAIELTMRGYIVIGLDLSLPMLSRAADEAQDRGIKINFLHADMREMAFEGGFDAVLCWGTTFGYFDDDGNRSVVERFYSALKPGGRLLIDVVNRDHVIQSQPNLVWFEGDGCICMEETDFNYFSSRLNVKRNVILDNGRQHDRHYSIRLYALHELGMLLQQQGFRTVEVTGRYATPGVFFGAQSPRMIVLAERRVSVRDTPPPSSTPSVPPPPPPAGNGDAAKAEAAKVEAAKVEAAAKAEAAKPAGDDGGETSGS from the coding sequence ATGAGCGAAGAAGCCGCCAATCCCAGTGGAAGCCGCATGCGCCACAGGCCGCTGCGAGTCCCCGTGGACGAGGTGGCGCGCCACTCGTCGGCCGCCCAAGAAGAAGGGGCCCAAGCAGCTGCCCCGGCTGCGCCAGCCGCGCCGGAGCCAGTGGTGGCGAAGCCCTCGCGGGCGTCGGTCGTGGCCATGAAGTCGGTCATCGTCACGGGCATGGCGAGCCGCAAGCTCTCGCAGCCGCCCCCCGCCATGCCGGCCGAGTCACAAGACCCCGTTCCGCTGGTGAGCCTGAAGCAGGTGGAGCCCGAAGCCGCTCCGGCAGCGGCGCCGGCCCCTGCGCCCGAGCCTGCCGCGGCCCTAGCGGGGGACTCGGCGGACTTCGACCTGGTCGTGGAAGCCGCCGACGCGAGCGCCGCTTCTGAGATTGCCGACGCCGCAGAGAGCGAAGCGGCCGCCGCAGCAGAGGCCGAGGCCGTAGCGAAGGCAGAGCAGCCCGTGCAGCCTCGCTTCAACGATGAGGTCTCCTCCGAGATCACCATCGAGAACGTGGCGGACGCGAGCGGCGACGACGACGTGCTGGACATGGACGACCTCGAGGAGGTCTCCCCCACGAAGCCGCCCATCACCAAGACCACGCCCGCCATCCCGGCTGCCCCCGCGGTGCCGAGCGCGCATGCGGCGCCCGCGGCGCCCGCTGCAGCCGCCGCGCCCCCCGCGGCTCCGGCTGCGGCTGCCGTCGCCGCGCCCCCCGCGGCTCCGGCTGCGGCGTCCGCGCCCCTCGCGCCGCCCGGGCCAGCCAAGCGCAAGCCGTGGTTCGACGACTTCTTCAGCGACGACTACCTGCGCACGGTGCGAGCGCCCACGCCCAAAGAGGTGGCGCGCGAGTGCGACGCCATCCTGGCCATGCTCAAGCTGGACCCAGGCGCCATCATCCTCGACGTGGGCTGTGGCCTCGGCATGCATGCCATCGAGCTCACGATGCGCGGGTACATCGTGATCGGCCTCGACCTCTCGCTGCCCATGCTCTCGCGCGCGGCGGACGAGGCGCAGGACCGGGGCATCAAGATCAACTTCCTGCACGCCGACATGCGCGAGATGGCGTTCGAGGGCGGCTTCGACGCCGTGCTCTGCTGGGGCACCACGTTCGGGTACTTCGACGACGACGGCAACCGCAGCGTGGTGGAGCGCTTCTACAGCGCGCTCAAGCCCGGCGGCCGCCTGCTCATCGACGTGGTCAACCGCGACCACGTCATCCAGTCGCAGCCCAACCTGGTGTGGTTCGAGGGCGACGGTTGCATCTGCATGGAGGAGACGGACTTCAACTACTTCTCCTCCCGGCTGAACGTGAAGCGCAACGTCATCCTGGACAACGGCCGGCAGCACGACCGGCACTACAGCATTCGCCTCTACGCGCTACACGAGCTGGGCATGCTGCTGCAGCAGCAGGGCTTCCGCACCGTGGAGGTGACCGGCCGCTACGCCACGCCGGGCGTGTTCTTCGGGGCCCAATCCCCGCGCATGATCGTGCTCGCCGAGCGCCGCGTGTCCGTGCGCGACACGCCACCCCCGTCGTCCACGCCGAGCGTGCCGCCCCCTCCCCCGCCTGCTGGCAACGGGGATGCGGCGAAGGCAGAGGCTGCGAAGGTCGAGGCTGCAAAGGTGGAGGCTGCCGCCAAGGCGGAAGCTGCGAAGCCTGCGGGTGACGACGGCGGCGAGACCAGCGGCTCCTGA